From the Ruminiclostridium josui JCM 17888 genome, one window contains:
- a CDS encoding dockerin type I repeat-containing protein, producing MKKARQKVLAFITILALICSITSNVSISKAAVSTDIYGDLNSDGSVDGLDFAAFKIYLLDNDRGFPGDDRFKYADLNGDGVVDVLDYALLKSYILGNISKFPVESINNVKIPWDWAGIVGTGQSLSVGAEGNPPATTQQPFNNLKLSLEKVMVPPFDPDNSLFKMIPLVEPVREYGYYYGGAYPGNIFGETPHSAMANQITSLVRNASGKDYISVHTAIGETGQSINALIKGAPETTYSGRAYAATLFEVQAIKRLAQQEGKTYGVGAIIITHGESDSGNTNYENQLHTLWQDYNQDIKAITGQTQNIPMFIVQQNSCGSIGTSTSTLVQWKAGLDYPGDMVCVGPNYQRQYAADGVHLTASGYQQLGEQFAKVYYERVVLGHDWQPLQPIGTERSGNVITVKFHVPVGPLVWDTSMPEPNQSTLTEWKNGKGFEVYTQSKRIAIQSVEIIGDSVKITCDEDVPSTGVKVGYAFTAGTSRTGGTCRWGLLRDSDTFVGYNSGKPLPNFCVAFEMEVT from the coding sequence ATGAAAAAAGCAAGGCAAAAGGTACTTGCCTTTATAACAATACTTGCCCTTATCTGCTCTATCACAAGTAATGTATCCATTTCCAAAGCAGCTGTATCAACGGATATTTATGGGGATTTGAACAGTGATGGCAGTGTTGACGGACTTGATTTCGCAGCATTTAAAATTTATTTATTAGATAATGACAGAGGCTTCCCGGGAGATGATCGCTTTAAGTATGCAGATTTAAACGGGGATGGAGTTGTTGATGTTCTGGACTATGCTTTGTTGAAAAGCTATATACTTGGAAATATTAGCAAATTCCCTGTGGAATCAATAAATAATGTAAAAATCCCTTGGGACTGGGCAGGAATTGTAGGTACTGGACAAAGCCTTTCGGTTGGTGCGGAAGGGAATCCTCCAGCTACAACCCAGCAGCCCTTTAACAATCTGAAACTTTCACTGGAAAAGGTTATGGTTCCGCCATTTGACCCAGATAATAGCCTGTTTAAGATGATTCCTCTAGTTGAGCCCGTAAGGGAATACGGCTATTACTATGGTGGTGCTTATCCGGGAAACATTTTCGGTGAAACACCACATTCAGCAATGGCAAATCAAATTACATCTCTGGTTAGAAATGCTTCGGGAAAAGACTATATTTCAGTACACACTGCGATAGGTGAAACAGGACAAAGTATTAATGCCCTAATCAAGGGAGCACCTGAAACAACTTATTCAGGACGTGCATATGCAGCTACATTATTTGAAGTTCAGGCAATAAAACGACTAGCACAGCAAGAAGGTAAAACATATGGAGTAGGAGCTATTATAATTACTCATGGTGAAAGTGATTCAGGTAACACAAACTATGAAAATCAGCTACATACATTATGGCAAGACTATAATCAGGATATTAAGGCAATTACGGGACAGACCCAGAACATACCTATGTTCATTGTCCAGCAGAATTCATGCGGAAGTATAGGAACTTCTACATCTACACTGGTGCAATGGAAAGCAGGTTTAGATTACCCTGGAGATATGGTTTGCGTTGGACCAAATTATCAAAGGCAATATGCCGCTGATGGGGTGCATTTGACAGCAAGCGGATATCAGCAGCTAGGAGAGCAGTTTGCCAAGGTTTATTACGAAAGGGTAGTCCTGGGACATGACTGGCAGCCATTGCAGCCTATAGGTACCGAAAGGAGCGGGAATGTTATAACGGTGAAATTCCATGTACCTGTTGGCCCACTGGTTTGGGACACTTCAATGCCTGAACCAAATCAAAGCACTCTTACAGAATGGAAAAACGGAAAAGGTTTTGAAGTATATACACAAAGCAAGCGAATAGCCATACAGTCAGTTGAAATAATAGGTGATTCAGTAAAAATAACATGTGACGAAGATGTACCATCAACTGGAGTTAAGGTAGGATATGCTTTCACAGCGGGTACAAGCAGAACAGGGGGAACATGCAGATGGGGACTTCTGCGGGATTCGGACACATTTGTGGGATATAACAGTGGAAAACCCCTTCCGAACTTCTGCGTTGCATTTGAAATGGAAGTTACTTAA
- the abc-f gene encoding ribosomal protection-like ABC-F family protein: protein MSLINVTNLTFAYDGSYDNIFENVSFQLDTDWKLGFTGRNGRGKTTFLNLLLGKYEYSGSISSKVNFEYFPYEVKNEKNNTIDVIEEILPNYVLWEVIRELSLLEVDDDVLYRPFDTLSNGEQTKVLLATLFLKENSFLLIDEPTNHLDINARQVVSDYLRTKHGFILVSHDRAFLDNCIDHILSINKTNIEIQKGNFSSWWENKEMQDNYERGENDKLKKDIKRLSESARRTSEWSNKAEAKKIGFDPTRTEKSIGRRPYQGAKAKKMMSRSKVIQERQQSAIEEKSKLLKNIESSEKLKITQLNFHTNRFIEMENVSIFYGDKTACHNVTFTIEQGDRIALMGKNGSGKSSIIKLICGEELNYTGIIRKPNQLKISYVSQNTTNLNGNLRDFARANEIDESLFKAILRKFDFSRVQFEKDISDFSGGQKKKVLIAKSLCDRAHLHIWDEPLNFIDVISRMQIEELLLEHQPTILFVEHDIEFCNNIATKIVQL, encoded by the coding sequence ATGTCTTTAATTAATGTTACTAACCTAACTTTTGCCTATGATGGTAGTTATGATAATATATTTGAAAATGTAAGCTTTCAGCTGGATACTGATTGGAAACTGGGCTTTACAGGGAGGAATGGCAGAGGAAAAACTACATTTCTCAATCTCCTGCTAGGTAAATATGAATACAGCGGTAGTATTTCATCAAAAGTTAACTTTGAATATTTCCCTTATGAGGTGAAAAACGAAAAAAATAATACTATAGATGTTATCGAGGAAATCTTACCCAATTATGTTCTATGGGAGGTTATACGTGAGCTATCTTTATTAGAGGTTGATGACGATGTTTTATACAGACCTTTTGATACTCTGTCCAACGGCGAGCAAACAAAGGTCTTACTTGCAACTCTTTTTCTAAAAGAGAACAGTTTTTTGCTTATTGATGAGCCTACAAACCATCTGGATATAAATGCTAGACAGGTTGTCAGCGATTATCTTCGCACAAAGCATGGTTTCATTTTGGTATCCCATGACAGAGCTTTCTTAGATAATTGCATTGACCATATCCTTTCTATTAATAAAACTAATATTGAAATCCAGAAGGGAAATTTTTCTTCATGGTGGGAAAATAAAGAGATGCAGGATAACTATGAACGTGGGGAAAACGACAAGCTCAAAAAAGATATCAAAAGGCTCTCAGAATCAGCAAGGCGGACATCTGAATGGTCTAATAAAGCCGAAGCAAAAAAGATTGGTTTTGACCCTACCCGTACTGAAAAAAGTATAGGACGCAGGCCTTACCAAGGTGCAAAAGCAAAGAAAATGATGAGTCGTTCAAAAGTCATTCAAGAAAGACAGCAGTCTGCAATTGAGGAAAAATCCAAGCTTCTAAAGAACATTGAAAGCTCTGAAAAGCTTAAAATTACACAACTCAATTTTCATACAAACAGGTTTATCGAGATGGAAAATGTGTCTATATTCTATGGTGATAAAACAGCTTGCCATAACGTAACCTTCACCATAGAACAAGGTGACAGAATTGCTCTCATGGGTAAAAACGGTTCAGGCAAATCAAGTATTATAAAGCTTATTTGCGGTGAAGAACTTAATTATACCGGAATCATCAGGAAGCCAAATCAGCTAAAGATTTCCTACGTATCCCAGAATACTACCAACCTCAATGGAAATCTAAGAGACTTTGCCAGAGCCAACGAAATTGACGAGAGCCTTTTCAAGGCTATTTTAAGGAAGTTTGACTTTTCCAGAGTACAGTTTGAGAAAGATATTTCTGATTTCAGCGGAGGACAAAAGAAAAAGGTATTGATTGCTAAAAGTCTTTGTGATAGGGCTCACCTGCATATCTGGGACGAACCGTTGAATTTTATTGATGTAATTTCACGAATGCAGATTGAAGAACTGCTATTGGAGCATCAACCAACTATTCTCTTTGTAGAACATGATATCGAATTTTGCAATAATATTGCCACAAAGATTGTTCAACTGTAA
- a CDS encoding C45 family autoproteolytic acyltransferase/hydolase, which translates to MKKRLLHLLSIIVLVTSLNLGFITINAAETTQRVTITNKGSHYEVILNFKGEKSHEKIGKEYGSEILKSVPEYEAIIDSYLAEITSSDEVYNLMLQRINDIVSQIDKDYVDEIKGIASNFTGKDKNVRGDGKLSTGEMFLMNLCPDVVRPSQCSGAGVYGSKTEKNDNISMRILDWYAGSENQLARIQSVVTFKNSKKSICTIGYLGYMGCISAFNDNKVFGAILDSSTGEEYSSKSKRSYPFDLRYALENYTTINGVASYLKSPIRNYTYGHLILLSDDKVTKVLENNISGKENSIRDVRTEKSELNEGITWDIVDSVGTVNSFMLKGNLDNYSNNPFNTNRFYSMKKVLKEQGEKFTFDNMKAVASYYQGEEPGLQNDGDLYNTRTQQIIVFEPAINRYEVFFRPVTGELPKIPVFEKIPVLF; encoded by the coding sequence ATGAAAAAAAGATTATTACATTTATTATCTATTATTGTATTGGTTACGAGCTTAAATTTGGGGTTCATTACAATAAATGCAGCAGAAACTACCCAAAGAGTTACTATCACTAACAAGGGGTCACACTATGAAGTAATATTAAATTTTAAAGGTGAAAAATCTCACGAAAAAATCGGAAAGGAATACGGCTCTGAAATTTTAAAATCCGTTCCTGAATATGAAGCCATTATAGACTCATATTTGGCGGAAATTACGTCAAGTGATGAAGTTTATAATTTAATGCTGCAAAGGATAAATGACATTGTTTCTCAAATAGATAAAGACTATGTTGATGAAATAAAGGGAATTGCTTCAAATTTCACAGGTAAGGATAAGAATGTACGAGGCGATGGCAAACTCTCAACAGGTGAGATGTTTTTAATGAATTTATGCCCAGATGTAGTCAGGCCTTCACAATGCAGTGGGGCAGGAGTATATGGAAGCAAAACTGAAAAGAATGATAATATAAGCATGAGAATATTGGATTGGTATGCTGGGTCTGAAAATCAATTGGCACGAATCCAGTCAGTGGTTACATTTAAAAATTCTAAAAAATCAATCTGTACTATAGGGTATTTAGGATATATGGGATGTATATCTGCCTTCAATGATAATAAGGTATTTGGTGCAATTTTGGATTCAAGTACGGGAGAAGAATACAGTTCTAAGAGCAAACGTTCATATCCCTTTGACTTAAGATATGCACTTGAAAATTACACAACAATTAATGGAGTTGCGTCTTATCTGAAATCTCCAATAAGAAATTATACATATGGACATTTAATACTTTTAAGTGACGACAAAGTAACTAAGGTATTGGAGAACAATATAAGCGGAAAAGAAAACAGTATTAGAGATGTAAGAACTGAGAAGTCAGAATTAAATGAAGGTATTACCTGGGACATTGTTGATTCAGTTGGCACTGTGAATTCCTTTATGTTAAAGGGTAATTTGGATAACTACTCCAATAACCCTTTTAATACCAATAGATTTTATAGTATGAAAAAAGTATTAAAGGAGCAAGGGGAAAAGTTTACATTTGATAACATGAAAGCTGTAGCATCATATTATCAAGGTGAGGAACCTGGACTTCAGAACGATGGAGACTTATATAATACCAGAACCCAACAAATAATTGTTTTTGAGCCTGCAATAAACAGATATGAAGTATTTTTCAGACCTGTTACAGGTGAATTGCCTAAAATACCTGTCTTTGAAAAGATACCTGTTCTATTTTAA
- a CDS encoding alpha/beta hydrolase, which produces MKYFVKTSIIVILIAFAVVLAAGFYFYDLSVARTKKAFLAEYIATKKSVMVNNEIEIKKAPSEFTDDIDWLSKQSYETVDIVSYDGLKLKGYYLSAESPSMNTVILSHGYSSKGLWMGLYAKLYNMLGYNVLMPDDRGHGNSEGNYIGFGWVDRKDYLEWINFVIKKSGPDTKIVLHGVSMGGAAVLMTSGENLPSNVKAIVSDCAYTSVKDELSYQMKRMYHLPSFPLLNVTSIITKIKAGFTFEEASALQQVKNSKTPTLFIHGGNDEFVPTSMVNELFEACRSEKELFIVPGAGHGAALDTDPDGYIAKVKDFTEKYINK; this is translated from the coding sequence ATGAAATATTTTGTAAAAACAAGCATTATAGTTATATTAATAGCTTTTGCTGTAGTTTTGGCTGCCGGTTTCTATTTTTATGATCTATCCGTTGCCCGTACAAAAAAAGCATTTTTAGCCGAATACATAGCCACTAAAAAGTCCGTTATGGTAAACAATGAAATTGAAATAAAAAAAGCGCCATCTGAATTCACCGATGACATAGACTGGCTTAGCAAGCAATCCTATGAGACAGTTGATATTGTATCTTACGACGGATTAAAACTAAAGGGATATTATCTTAGTGCTGAATCTCCTTCTATGAATACAGTTATATTGTCTCACGGTTATTCTTCAAAAGGTCTATGGATGGGCTTATATGCCAAACTGTATAATATGTTGGGCTATAACGTTCTTATGCCTGACGATAGGGGGCATGGCAACAGCGAAGGAAATTACATAGGATTTGGCTGGGTGGATAGGAAGGATTATTTAGAATGGATTAATTTTGTTATTAAAAAATCAGGCCCTGATACTAAGATAGTTCTTCATGGAGTTTCCATGGGAGGAGCTGCGGTTCTCATGACTAGCGGTGAAAACCTCCCCTCCAATGTAAAGGCTATTGTTTCTGACTGTGCTTATACGTCGGTAAAAGATGAACTTTCATATCAAATGAAGAGAATGTATCACCTTCCATCTTTTCCTCTGCTTAATGTCACAAGCATTATTACCAAAATAAAGGCTGGGTTTACCTTTGAGGAAGCATCAGCTCTCCAACAGGTTAAAAATAGCAAGACTCCCACACTTTTTATTCATGGAGGGAATGATGAATTCGTTCCTACCAGTATGGTAAATGAGTTGTTCGAGGCATGCCGCAGTGAAAAAGAACTTTTCATCGTTCCCGGTGCCGGTCACGGAGCCGCATTAGATACAGACCCCGATGGCTATATTGCAAAGGTTAAAGATTTTACTGAAAAATATATTAATAAGTAA
- a CDS encoding biotin transporter BioY, producing the protein MESNMKIRQMAIIGVITAVICILGPLSIPIGVVPITFTNLAIYFALYTLGMRKGTLSYIVYMLIGLAGLPVFSGFSGGLPKLVGPTGGYIIGFIFMALIGGCFIDKFWDKWYLSLVGMVIGTAICYLFGTVWLAYQAHMSLGAAFSVGVIPFIMGDMIKILIAALVGPQIRKGLMKANLFRVSF; encoded by the coding sequence ATGGAAAGTAATATGAAAATACGTCAAATGGCAATTATAGGGGTTATAACGGCTGTAATCTGCATCTTGGGGCCATTATCCATACCCATAGGCGTAGTGCCCATTACCTTTACAAATCTTGCAATATATTTTGCACTTTATACCCTTGGTATGAGAAAAGGAACTCTCAGCTACATAGTCTATATGTTGATAGGATTAGCAGGACTTCCTGTATTTTCGGGATTTTCGGGTGGTTTGCCAAAACTTGTTGGTCCAACAGGAGGCTATATAATAGGATTCATTTTTATGGCACTGATTGGAGGCTGCTTTATAGATAAGTTTTGGGATAAATGGTATTTGTCATTAGTTGGAATGGTTATAGGTACAGCAATTTGCTATTTGTTTGGTACAGTCTGGTTGGCATATCAAGCACATATGTCTTTGGGTGCAGCTTTTTCAGTAGGTGTAATTCCATTTATTATGGGGGATATGATAAAAATTCTGATAGCAGCTTTGGTAGGACCACAGATTCGCAAGGGTTTGATGAAAGCTAATTTATTCAGAGTATCTTTTTAA